CAGGCCCATGTAAACCAACTCATCGCGCGGCTGTCAGACAAAACCAAAGAACATCAAGCCAACGCCCAAAGCCAGACCGCGCAGGAAGCACAACTGCTGCACCAGATACAACCGCTGGGCTATCAAGCGCTGACCGACTTACAGGCTATCTTATTGCCAGAGGCGGAGGCCCGGGCACTAAGAATGGAGCAGGAGCAACTGCAAAAAGCCTTAACCCAACTGGAACACAGCCTGCAGGAAACATCCGCAGAACTGACCCTTGAAAAAGCGCGCCACCTCACAGAACTAACTTTGGAGGAGGTGGTGCCGCAGATTCTGGCCCTGGAGGAAGAGAAAAAGGAATTACTGGCCCAGAACACGCGGGTGCAGGTCAGGCTGCAGCAAGACACGCAGCTCCGCGAGAAACACCGGCAACTCACCCAGCAACTGGGCACCCAGAAAACCGAGGCCGAGCGGTGGCAGCGGCTGGCGGCGCTCATTGGCTCCTCAGATGGTAAACGGTTCAGCAAGTACGCCCAAAGCCTCACCCTGGCCCGCCTGGTAGAACTGGGCAACCGCCACCTGCACCGCCTCAATGACCGCTACCGCATCTTGAAAAGCGGCGAACATGAACTGGAACTGCAGATTGTGGACACCTACCAAGGCGATGCCGTGCGATCTGTCAATTCCCTGTCTGGCGGCGAAAGCTTTTTAGTGAGTTTGGCCCTGGCCTTGGGACTCTCTGACTTGGCCAGCCACAAAACGCAGATTCATTCGTTGTTTATTGACGAAGGCTTCGGGACACTGGACGCTGACACCTTGGACATTGCCATGGACGCGCTGGAAAGCCTGCAGGCCAGCGGCAAAATGATTGGCATCATCTCGCACGTAGAAGCCTTGAAAGAACGCATCAGCACGCAGATTGTGGTGGAGAAACTAGCCGCTGGCCGAAGCGCTATTAGAGTGCTGGGTTATGGCGTGGTGGTGTAATTTATAAACTACCATCAAATAATCAGTTGTATTACTTTAAGTTGCACAACATGAAACCGAAGATAAACTTCTCCACCCACGCGCAGCAAGACGACCAGCGTGCCTACTGGCAGACTAAAAGTTACAGTGAAAGGCTGGCTGAAGCATTTCGGCTTAACAGAAAAGTGTACCATGCTTATTATGCACAGGCCAATCCTCAACCTATTAAGGTGACCAGAATCTTCGTGAAAGAAGAACATGAAACACTTGAAGAATTCTTTGCCCGTAAAAATGCGCAAGCAGCCAAATAGATTATATGCAGTTATTTGATGCGCATTTTCTTCAGTTTTTACAGTTGCTCCAGGAGCATCAGGTACGGTATTTATTAGTTGGTGGCTACGCCGTGAACTTTCACGGATACCCGCGCACTACAGGTGATATGGACATCTGGGTAGAACCGTCTAATGAAAATGCCTTACATCTGGTAAAAGCAATTGATGCGTTCGGCTATGATGCCTCGCCCTTGTTAACTATGAACTTTGCAGAAATGACTGTTTTTGACATCGGTTCTCCCCCTTCTCAGATTGAAATCATGAATCACATTTCTGGTGTTACGTTTGCTGAGGCGTATCCTAACAGAATGGAGATTGAATTGGAAGGTGTTCATATTGCCTTAATTCACTTAAATGACCTTCGCCTGAATAAAAAAGCAGCCGCCAGACACAAAGATTTAAATGACTTAGAACACTTGCCAGATGATGATTCTTAAAATCCCGTTTTCGGGCTCATTTCTGGAAATGAGCCCGAAAACGTCACACTTTTTCATCATGCTGCGATAAGTCAAGCCCCAGGGCTTCCTCCTCCATAGACACGCGTAACGGCGAGATAAGGTTAGTTACCTTGAGCAGCACCCAGGAACCTGCAAACGCGAAAATAGAAACACCTATCATGGCACCCAACTGCACCAGAAACAGGCGGGTTTCCCCAAAGAACAAGCCTTGCTCGGTGAGAGCGGGGTTCACATTTTTGCTGGCGAACACACCCGTGAGCAACATGCCCACCATGCCGCCCACCCCGTGGCACGGAAACACATCCAGGGTGTCATCTAAAGAAGTCCGGGACCTATAATCAACCAGCAGGTTACTGATCACAGCGGCCACCACGCCAATCACCAGAGAATGCGGCAATGACACGAAACCGGCCGCCGGCGTAATGGCCACCAAACCCACCACGGCCCCAATGCAGGTGCCCAAGGCGCTGGGTTTCTTTCCTTTCACGGCATCAAAGAAAATCCAGGCCAAGGCGGCGGCGGCAGAAGCAGTCATGGTGGTGGCCAGCGCGGTGGCGGCCAACGTATTCGCGCCCATGGCAGAGCCCGCGTTGAACCCAAACCATCCAAACCACAGCAGCCCCGTGCCCAGGAGCACAAAGGTGACCATGGCCGGTGAATGGCTCACCTTGTGCCGCCGTTTTAAACAGATGGCAGAAGCCAGCGCCGCCCAGCCCGCCGACATGTGCACCACCGTTCCGCCCGCGAAATCCAGCACGCCCAATTTAAACAGCAGGCCTTCTGGGTGCCAGGTGGCATGGGCCAGGGGCGCGTAGATGAACACAAAAAACAACAAGATGAACACCGTGTAAGACGTGAACCTAATGCGTTCGGCAAAGGCCCCGGTGATAAGCGCCGGCGTGATGATGGCGAACTTCAATTGAAACATGGCAAACAAGGCCAGCGGAATAGTGGGTGCCAGGGCCCAGGGCGCACCGTCCAATACGTTTCGCATCATGAAAAACGTGCTTGGGTCGCCAATGACACCGCCAATAGAATCGCCGAAGGCCAGGCTGAAGCCAAAGACCACCCACACCACCGCCACCAGCGCCATGCAAATAAAACTCTGCAGCATGGTGGAGATGACATTCTTGCGGTTGACCATGCCCCCGTAGAAAAAGGCCAGGCCCGGCGTCATGATCAGCACCAACGCGGCGGCGGTCAGCATCCAGGCGGTATCGGCTTGGTTTAGGTCATAGGCTTTCGCTACTCCGGAAGCTGAGGGGAACGCCAGGGCCAGCACCACCACGGCCACCAATAAAATGAAGGGAATTTTTGAGAGTTTCGTCATTTTTACAGGAAGTAAATTTGTTTCATTTCCTTTCAAGATGTTGAAGAATTCACAAATTTCAAATGAACTTGGTATGAGTTAATCACTCAAACTCCCTACATATTACCATTATTAAATTATTTTATTTATATATTGGAAACACTATAGATATCTGATTGCTATTTTAAAAGAAAAGGAGCCTTAGCGGGATGCCTAATTCGGAAAGTGTTAATTTTAAGGGAAAATCCACTGAACCCATTTTTTTTCTGACGGGCAAAATATTTTTAATAACAGAGGCTCAAAACGTTACGACGCCTCCGTTCGTCAGAAACAAACTCTTACGTATTGATGTATGGCACGCTTCTTCCCGCAGACTACTGATATTTTCTGGTTATGGCTCACGCTTCTGTTGCTGGGTTGCCAGCAGGCGCAGAAAAAAGAAGAAAATGCTCCCAAGGAAAACCAGTACAGAGTCATCGGGATCAAGGACGGCGACACCATTGAAATTCTGAAAGACGGCAAAGGACTCACGGTCAGGCTGCAAGGCGTGGACGCGCCGGAGAAAAACCAGGATTACGGCACGCGGGCCCGGGAGTTCGCCTCTGACCTGGCCTTTGGGAAATACGTGGAACTGGTGGTGCGCGACATTGACCGTTACGGCCGTACCGTGGGCGACATTCTGCTGCCCGATGGCCGAAGCCTGAATCATGAACTGGTAAAACAAGGCTATGCCTGGCATTACACCGCTTATTCCAAAGACCAGGCGTTGGCCCAACTGGAACTGGAAGCCCGCGCCCAAAAAAGAGGCCTCTGGGCTGGCCCAACCCCGGTGGCTCCCTGGGAATTCAGGAAAAACCGGAAAACTGCTTCGGCGGCGGCCAAGGCCAGCCTCCCTAAAAAAGCCAACTCGGGCACCGCCACCATCACCAACAAATCTGGCAAAGCGTTTATCTGCACTGGCTCCAATATCTACCACCTTGACCAGAACTGTCGCTCCCTCAAGCGTTGCAAAAGCGGCTCCAAGTCCATCACAGCTCCCCAAGCGAAATCACAAGGAAAAGCAGCCTGCAAAGTCTGTGCGGTGTAAAAAGTAAGGGAATGGAGAGAACAGCCGGAGGTTTATCCTTCGGCCTCAGATGTAAGATTGTACCTTTTAAAGGAAGGACACACTTTTCCGTTTTCGGGCTCATTTCTGGAAATGAGCCCGAAAACGGATGGAGAAGCAGAAGGTAATCCGTTATTGAACTAAGGTTTACCGAAGGGTGGCTACAGAATTTAACGCTTCGCCTTTAGGGTAATTAAGGCCACTGCCGTTACGAGCAAGGCGGCCGCAATCAAGGTTTGGCTGGTTATTTCTTCCTTCGCGAAGCCCCAACCCAACAAGACGGCAATCACGGGATTCACATACGCGTAGGTAGAAACCTGCGCAGGCGGCGCCACCCGGGTGAGCCAACTGTAGGCGGTAAAAGCCACCAGAGAACCAAACACCACCAGATACCCAAATGCCCACCAAGACCGCTCACTTACCTCAGACCAATTGGTGGTTTGCCATTCGCCGGTAAGGGTGCCCGTGAGCAGCAGCAGCGCGCCGCCGCAGAGCATCTGCATGCCGGTGGTTAAAATTGGAGAAGCAGGCAACTGGGCCGAAGCCGAATACAGAGAACCCATAGCCCAGGCCCCGGCAGCTAAAAAGATGGCCCCGCCGCCCCAAAGATCAATGCCGCCACTAATTTCCCAGGGGCTCACCAAGACTACCATGCCGGCCAAGCCAATGGCTAAACCCAGCACCACACCCAAGGTGGGTTTCTTGTGAGCAGGCCCCCACCATTGCAACAGCACCACCCACAAAGGCACAGTGGTCACCAACAGCGCGGCAATGCCGGTGGCCACCCGCTGTTCGGCCCAGACTACGGCCCCGTTGCCAATTAGCAAGAGCAACGCGCCAATGAGGGCCGTACTTTTCCAATGAATAATTTTGGGCGCAGGCGTACCAGATAACCGGGCGAACGCATACAAGGCCACCCCGGCCAGCAAAAACCGAAGCCCCGCCATGAGGAACGGCGGCAACGTTTCAATGGCGATGAAAATGGCCAGGTACGTGGAACCCCAGATAATATAGATAGCCCCAAAGGCCAGAACTTTAAGCCACCGCGCCGGCGCGGCGGCTTCAGGAGCAGATGCCATAAAATCTTTAGTCCTGGTCAGCGTGGAGTACCAGCAGCGGAAGTTTGGTTTGGTAGGTCAATTTCTCGGCCAGGCTCATGGTGAACAGGTCTTTAAAGAAATTGCGGCGTTTTTTCAAGATGGCCAGCATGTTGCTTTGGGTATTGCTTAGATATTCTTTGAGGCCGGCGTCTTCTTCCTCGTGCACAATTTGCTGGAACCGGATGGCAGATTCACCCAGATCCTGCCGCAGGCGCTCCATAAAGGTTTGGGCTTGGTTCGCAGACTCGGCATCAGCGCTTTTGCTCACGTGTACCACCTCCACTTCGGCCTGGAACACAGCGGCCAATTCTAATACCTGGCGCAAAGCCGTTGAATCTTCTGGCTGGTAATCTGAGGCGTATACAATGCGGTGGATGCTGGGGAACATGGCATTGGCCGGAATAGCCAGCACCGGGCATTTCACCTGACGGATCACGCTTTCAGTATTGCTGCCAATCAAGATTTCCTCTAGCCTGTTGCCGCCGCCGGTGGTACCCAGCACTACAAAATCAACGCCTTCTTCCAGGGCCATGCGCTCCACGGCATCTGCCAGAAACGCCTCCTGCACCTTGGAGTCGGTGACGTACCGGGCCCCGCCTGTTTCGCCAAACAGGCCTTGCAGGTGCAGCGACAGGGAATGCAGTTTGTCTGTGGCGGTGCGGCGCTGCTCGTCCAGTACCTGGCTGGCCATCATGGCCGACTCAGAGGTGTCCATGATGGGCAGGTGCAGCACATGCAGCAGGGTGAGCGAGGCGCCGGTGTGTTGGGCAATGTGGGCCGCGTACTCAGCGGCTCTGTTGGAGGTCTTGGAGAAATCTACGGGGCAAACAATCTTTTTCATAGCAGGGATGGTTGGTACGTGCCGAACAGTGATGGCTTGCTAAGCTACTAACAAATCACAGAAAGCACTACGTTTCCCTATATGTACGCAGAATGGGGTGAAGGTTTTCCTGGGGCCGGCTCAGGAAACCTCGGCGAGCCAGGCTTCGGCGTCTTCTAGGCTGTCAAAAATGTTGAGCGGGAGATTGCTTTCATGGGCCAGGTCAATGGCTTGTTCGCTGGCGGGCTCATTCAAGGTATGGACTTCGGCTACCTGCGAAAGACCGGCGGCCACAATCATTTTCTGCACGCGCAGATGGAGCGCACGCACGCCTACCCCGTATTCCCGGCCTTCCCTGATATCAGAAAGCAAGGAAAAGCCCGGCTTTACCAGGGCCAGGGCCTGTTTCCAGTGCTCAACGTAAAGCGGCACATCCTTTTCCTTTGACCAAGACCCAAATACCTTAAAGTATATCCTGTTTTTAACGGGGTCTACGGCAAGCTCGTAAAAGAAATTCTGGGCAATCTGTACCATGGCGAAAGAACAACTGTTCAATGCGTTGCCATCTGGTTGGGGGGAGCCGGAAAGACGCTAGTTCATTAACAATAAAATAATTCGAAAGATAGGGGCTTGCCAAGTGTACATCAAGAGAGGATTCTTTCATTTTTTTGCATTTTTCAAAGCATTGTATTTACTTTAATATCAAAAGCGCAGAATAACCACTAATATTTTAATAATCAGCGGATTCCGAAGCTTTAAATCCTTCCGTTTTAGGGTTCATTTCTGGAAATGAGCCCCAAAACGGAAGCATTGCCTTACCTTTTCCTGCGACGGTTGGAGATTCTGTCAAGGCGTTTAGTCTTTACCCAAAGCAAATATTTCTGCAGGTCTTCGGCTTGCCGGAGTTTCTCCAGGGTGTTGTAGAGCACGGCCAGTTCTTTGTTGGTGAAGGTGAGGTGGATGGTACTATGGCAAGGTTGGCACAATGGGGCGGTGGGCCCGTGCCGCCCGCCTTCCTCCCTAGGAATTAAATGGTGCAGGGTGGTGAACCCTACCTCGCGGCCGCACAGGGCGCAGACGGGGTCTGAGGCAGGGAAAGCCGCGTTTTTCTTTTTCTTCGCCACCAGTGGTCACAGGAATGTTGGTTCATTTTAAACAGAAAGCCAGTGGTTTGGGTTTTACCCATGTGATTTATTTACTTTTGCGCCCTCACGCTTTTTGCCGGCAGAAACCTCTTGGTAACGGCCGCGTAAGGCTTGGGTAGTTTTCACTTTCCCCTCGCTCCACAACCCACATGTCTTCCGCTACTTCTTTGCCGTCTTCCCCGCACGCCCTGCGTGAAAGTTGGTTGCTGTTCATATTGGCCGCCATACAATTCACGCACATCATGGACTTT
This region of Rufibacter sp. LB8 genomic DNA includes:
- a CDS encoding DUF6036 family nucleotidyltransferase, which codes for MQLFDAHFLQFLQLLQEHQVRYLLVGGYAVNFHGYPRTTGDMDIWVEPSNENALHLVKAIDAFGYDASPLLTMNFAEMTVFDIGSPPSQIEIMNHISGVTFAEAYPNRMEIELEGVHIALIHLNDLRLNKKAAARHKDLNDLEHLPDDDS
- a CDS encoding HNH endonuclease signature motif containing protein → MAKKKKNAAFPASDPVCALCGREVGFTTLHHLIPREEGGRHGPTAPLCQPCHSTIHLTFTNKELAVLYNTLEKLRQAEDLQKYLLWVKTKRLDRISNRRRKR
- a CDS encoding EamA family transporter; the encoded protein is MASAPEAAAPARWLKVLAFGAIYIIWGSTYLAIFIAIETLPPFLMAGLRFLLAGVALYAFARLSGTPAPKIIHWKSTALIGALLLLIGNGAVVWAEQRVATGIAALLVTTVPLWVVLLQWWGPAHKKPTLGVVLGLAIGLAGMVVLVSPWEISGGIDLWGGGAIFLAAGAWAMGSLYSASAQLPASPILTTGMQMLCGGALLLLTGTLTGEWQTTNWSEVSERSWWAFGYLVVFGSLVAFTAYSWLTRVAPPAQVSTYAYVNPVIAVLLGWGFAKEEITSQTLIAAALLVTAVALITLKAKR
- a CDS encoding ammonium transporter, encoding MTKLSKIPFILLVAVVVLALAFPSASGVAKAYDLNQADTAWMLTAAALVLIMTPGLAFFYGGMVNRKNVISTMLQSFICMALVAVVWVVFGFSLAFGDSIGGVIGDPSTFFMMRNVLDGAPWALAPTIPLALFAMFQLKFAIITPALITGAFAERIRFTSYTVFILLFFVFIYAPLAHATWHPEGLLFKLGVLDFAGGTVVHMSAGWAALASAICLKRRHKVSHSPAMVTFVLLGTGLLWFGWFGFNAGSAMGANTLAATALATTMTASAAAALAWIFFDAVKGKKPSALGTCIGAVVGLVAITPAAGFVSLPHSLVIGVVAAVISNLLVDYRSRTSLDDTLDVFPCHGVGGMVGMLLTGVFASKNVNPALTEQGLFFGETRLFLVQLGAMIGVSIFAFAGSWVLLKVTNLISPLRVSMEEEALGLDLSQHDEKV
- a CDS encoding universal stress protein; this encodes MKKIVCPVDFSKTSNRAAEYAAHIAQHTGASLTLLHVLHLPIMDTSESAMMASQVLDEQRRTATDKLHSLSLHLQGLFGETGGARYVTDSKVQEAFLADAVERMALEEGVDFVVLGTTGGGNRLEEILIGSNTESVIRQVKCPVLAIPANAMFPSIHRIVYASDYQPEDSTALRQVLELAAVFQAEVEVVHVSKSADAESANQAQTFMERLRQDLGESAIRFQQIVHEEEDAGLKEYLSNTQSNMLAILKKRRNFFKDLFTMSLAEKLTYQTKLPLLVLHADQD
- a CDS encoding thermonuclease family protein: MARFFPQTTDIFWLWLTLLLLGCQQAQKKEENAPKENQYRVIGIKDGDTIEILKDGKGLTVRLQGVDAPEKNQDYGTRAREFASDLAFGKYVELVVRDIDRYGRTVGDILLPDGRSLNHELVKQGYAWHYTAYSKDQALAQLELEARAQKRGLWAGPTPVAPWEFRKNRKTASAAAKASLPKKANSGTATITNKSGKAFICTGSNIYHLDQNCRSLKRCKSGSKSITAPQAKSQGKAACKVCAV